Proteins from a single region of Bacteroidia bacterium:
- a CDS encoding antibiotic biosynthesis monooxygenase family protein: protein MIKRIVKMTFIPEKIDEFLSVFNASKNKIKSFEGCSHLELWKENASKNIFFTYSFWASAEALENYRNSETFKNIWSKTKPLFAEKAEAWSVEIVE from the coding sequence ATGATTAAACGAATTGTAAAAATGACTTTTATTCCTGAAAAGATAGATGAGTTTTTGAGTGTTTTCAACGCTTCGAAAAATAAAATAAAATCGTTTGAAGGTTGCTCGCATTTAGAATTGTGGAAAGAAAACGCTTCAAAAAATATTTTTTTTACATACAGTTTTTGGGCATCTGCAGAAGCATTGGAAAATTATCGAAATTCTGAAACTTTTAAAAATATTTGGAGTAAAACAAAACCGCTTTTCGCTGAAAAAGCCGAAGCTTGGAGCGTAGAAATAGTCGAATAA